The window GCGCGGGCGACGGATGCTCGACCACCGTCACCGGCCTCCAGAACGGCTCCTCGGTCGACGTGGTCGTCACGGCCCGCAACGGGGCGTACCCGCCGCTCGCGGCCTGGCCGTCGGCCGGCGCGACGGGCACGCCGTACGGTGCGCCGGCCGCATCCGCCGTCACGGCCGTCGCCACACCCGAGGCCGGCCCCGGCACCGTCGTGCTCAGCTGGCCGGGCTTCGAGGGCAACGGAAGCGCTGTCGCCGGCTACTACGCCCAGGCCCTGCGCCCGGGCACCGGGCAGCCGGCCGGAGCGCAGGCCTGCTCGGTCTCGACACCCGCGCCGGGGCGCCCGACCGCACCTGAAGCCGGCGGCGACGTCATCGCACAGCAGGCGCTCGGCTCCGGAGCGGGCAGTGCGACCTTCACCGGCCTGACCGACGTCGACGCGGCCTACGGCTTCGTCGTCTGGGGCTACAACGCGGCCGGCTGCGTGGCCTCGTCGGTCGTGACGGCGGTCGCCTACCCGAGCCCCGGCCAGGTGCAGGCGGCCGGGGTCTCGGTGGCCATGGTGCAGTCCGGCACCGCCTTCGACGCCCAGGTGCTGTCGGCCCCCACCTCCGGCACCTCGTCGGGAGACACCCGCTACCGGGTGCGCCGGGTCGATTCGTCCGGGTCACCGACGGGGGAGCCGCAGGCGTTCACCCTCGGCGGCTTCCCCCGCTCGCTGACCGGCGGAGCGTTCGGCGAGGCCTACCGCTTCCAGCTGCAGGCGTGCAACCGCTGGGGCGGTGCGGAGGTCTGCGGCGCGTACTCCGACACGGTCACGGCGCCCGAGCCCTCCCTCACCTTCGCGTTCGACCGGGGGCCGGACTACGACGGCACCCGCTGGACCTGGTCGGGCGAACCGTCGAACGGTGCTCTGGCTCCGGCCTACACCTGCGGCTCGGCCGACATCACGCCCGAGGGGGAGCCCGGCGGCCAGGTCGTCGTGCCCGGCTCCTGCACACCCGGGACCCCTGCCGCACCCGGTGACGCGGGACTCTCGGTGCAGATCGGCGATCACCACTATGTGTACCGTGGCTAACGGAGAGGCAGCACCACGATGACGATGACGAGCGAGCAGGCGACCCGGTTCGCCGATGTCTTCGACCGCCTCACCGCGACCATCGAGCAGACGCTGCACGGCAAGGCGCACGTCATCCGGCTCGCACTGGTCGCCCTGTTCAGCGAGGGCCACCTGCTGCTGGAGGACGCGCCGGGAACGGGCAAGACCTCGCTCGCGCGCGCGATCGCCGACAGCGTGCGCGGGTCGTCGAGCCGCATCCAGTTCACCCCCGACCTGCTGCCCGGAGACATCACCGGCGTCAGCGTCTACGACCAGCGCACCGGGGCCTTCGACTTCCACGCTGGGCCCGTGTTCGCGAACGTCGTGCTGGCCGACGAGATCAACCGGGCCAGCCCGAAGACGCAGGCCGCGCTGCTGGAGGTGATGGAGGAGGGGCGCGTCACGGTCGACGGCGTCTCCCACCCGGTCGGCGAGCCGTTCATGGTGATCGCCACCCAGAACCCCATCGAGCAGGCGGGAACCTACCGGCTGCCCGAGGCACAGCTCGACCGCTTCCTGATCAAGACGAGCATCGGCTACCCCGACCACGCGACGACCCTGCGCATCCTCGAGGGCGCCACCGAGCGCGCCCACGGCGAGCCGAAGCCCGCGGTGATCACCGCCGAGGGCGTCGTGCTGCTCGCGTCCGAGGCCCGCACGGTGCACGTCGACGCAGCCATCAACGACTACGTCTCGCGCCTGGTGCAGGCGACCCGCGACGCCGAGGAGACCCGGCTCGGCGGCAGCGTGCGCGCCGCCCTCGCCCTGGTGCGCGCCGCCAAGACCTACGCGGCGTCCGACGGCCGGCACTACGTCATCCCCGACGACGTCAAGGCGCTCGCGGGCCCCGTGCTCGCGCACCGCCTCGTGCTCGACCCCGAGGCCGAGTTCGACGGGGTCACCGCGCTCGGCGTCGTCTCCCGCGTGCTCCTCGACGTCGCGCCTCCCGGGGACGCGCCGGGCGCATGACCGGCGCGACCGCCGCCGTCCCGTCCCGCCCGGTCGCCGTGTCCGCCGCGGGGTGGTCGGTGCTGGCTGCCGCCGTGATCGGCCTCGCCCTCGGCGTCGCCCTCGGCTGGACCGAGCTCCTCGTCGTCGGCCTCACCGCCGCCCTCCTCGTGCTCGTCGCCGCGCTGTTCCTCGTCGGACGCAGCTCGGGCGGCCTGGCCGTCT of the Herbiconiux flava genome contains:
- a CDS encoding AAA family ATPase, yielding MTMTSEQATRFADVFDRLTATIEQTLHGKAHVIRLALVALFSEGHLLLEDAPGTGKTSLARAIADSVRGSSSRIQFTPDLLPGDITGVSVYDQRTGAFDFHAGPVFANVVLADEINRASPKTQAALLEVMEEGRVTVDGVSHPVGEPFMVIATQNPIEQAGTYRLPEAQLDRFLIKTSIGYPDHATTLRILEGATERAHGEPKPAVITAEGVVLLASEARTVHVDAAINDYVSRLVQATRDAEETRLGGSVRAALALVRAAKTYAASDGRHYVIPDDVKALAGPVLAHRLVLDPEAEFDGVTALGVVSRVLLDVAPPGDAPGA